One Brassica napus cultivar Da-Ae chromosome C4, Da-Ae, whole genome shotgun sequence genomic region harbors:
- the LOC106424121 gene encoding uncharacterized protein LOC106424121, with amino-acid sequence MSNNKQTSRSNLSRQKMVLVEELSYVPTSHGEDDDVSSYDDDDDSLTPSIVFDQIMGPTVMLASHEHPFYIHGSSNGHCDGCPERRDNGFFGYSCPTCDLTVHKECAESSPEINHPSHQRHPLTLFKHGLPLAAADDKCRLCGEKLGKLVYHCSICDFSIDLYCARNPLELVVHYPKGHEHILTLMPRLIRFTCNACGLESDRSPYVCPQCDFMIHEDCIYLPRVISIIRHRHRISRTYFLGSGDWTCGVCRRRVDGRYGAYCCSICPDYAVHSKCATRSDVWDGRELEDEPEENDECEEPFWVVTDGVINHFSHREHDLRLEDGLANIHGEHTRCKACVRPVYSNSFYNCMHCDDFVLHETCANLPRKQRHVLHNHQLTLYNDDSIVMDFPSTRGIFLCSACDRLCSGFRYECCNIKLDVRCGSISEPFFYECHPHPLFQTSIGSKICVVCKQESVYVLSCMDCDFVLDFKCATLPNRVRYKYDKKPLSLCYDGDKDVTGSYWCEICEGEMDQKIMFYTCESYGSTIDIHCVLGDFRYVKPRLQFEFNGKKWKVALNGINRPGCYKCGFRCKGPFVAVRVGYDNGVVCSLSCLWKGDTFEFIRRID; translated from the coding sequence ATGTCTAATAACAAGCAAACTTCAAGATCTAATTTGTCAAGACAAAAAATGGTCCTAGTTGAGGAGCTCTCCTACGTACCAACATCACATGGAGAAGACGATGATGTATCctcttatgatgatgatgacgattcATTAACCCCATCTATAGTCTTCGACCAAATCATGGGACCCACAGTGATGCTTGCATCCCACGAGCACCCTTTCTACATACACGGTAGCAGCAACGGTCACTGCGACGGATGTCCAGAACGTAGAGACAACGGTTTCTTTGGCTACAGCTGCCCTACCTGCGACTTGACCGTCCACAAAGAATGTGCTGAGTCATCGCCAGAGATTAACCATCCTTCTCACCAGAGACATCCTCTCACGCTCTTCAAACATGGCCTACCACTAGCTGCCGCAGACGATAAGTGTCGTCTATGTGGAGAAAAGCTTGGAAAATTAGTATACCATTGCTCCATATGTGATTTCAGCATAGATCTTTATTGTGCGCGAAATCCGCTTGAGTTAGTCGTTCACTACCCCAAAGGTCATGAACATATCCTCACTCTCATGCCAAGGCTCATACGCTTCACTTGCAATGCATGTGGTCTTGAATCCGACCGATCTCCTTACGTTTGTCCTCAGTGTGATTTCATGATCCATGAAGACTGTATCTACTTGCCGCGCGTCATAAGCATTATACGTCATAGACATCGCATCTCTCGCACTTATTTTCTCGGCTCTGGAGATTGGACTTGTGGAGTTTGTCGAAGAAGAGTTGACGGGAGATATGGGGCGTATTGCTGCTCTATTTGTCCAGACTACGCGGTTCATTCAAAATGCGCCACGAGAAGTGATGTGTGGGATGGGCGAGAGCTTGAGGACGAGCCAGAAGAAAATGATGAATGCGAAGAGCCCTTTTGGGTTGTGACTGACGGGGTGATAAATCACTTTAGCCATCGAGAACACGATCTACGACTTGAGGATGGTCTTGCTAATATCCATGGCGAGCACACTCGTTGTAAAGCATGCGTTCGTCCTGTCTATTCTAACTCATTCTACAACTGTATGCATTGTGATGATTTCGTTCTGCATGAAACATGTGCTAACCTTCCTCGAAAGCAACGACATGTGCTTCACAATCATCAACTTACTTTGTACAATGATGATAGCATAGTCATGGACTTCCCAAGTACTCGTGGAATATTCTTATGCTCTGCTTGCGACCGACTATGCAGTGGTTTCAGGTATGAATGTTGCAATATCAAGTTAGATGTACGATGCGGTTCAATATCCGAACCATTCTTCTACGAATGCCATCCGCATCCTCTGTTCCAAACTTCAATAGGTAGCAAGATATGTGTGGTTTGCAAGCAAGAGTCGGTTTATGTTCTTTCTTGTATGGACTGCgattttgttttagatttcaaGTGTGCTACCTTACCAAATAGGGTAAGGTACAAATACGATAAGAAGCCTCTCAGTTTATGCTACGATGGAGACAAGGACGTGACAGGTAGCTACTGGTGCGAGATATGCGAGGGAGAAATGGATCAAAAGATAATGTTCTACACTTGCGAAAGTTATGGCTCGACTATTGATATTCACTGCGTACTCGGAGACTTCAGGTATGTGAAGCCTCGACTGCAGTTTGAGTTCAAtggaaaaaaatggaaagtgGCTTTAAATGGTATAAATCGACCAGGATGTTACAAGTGTGGCTTTCGTTGCAAAGGACCTTTTGTTGCAGTAAGGGTAGGCTATGATAATGGTGTTGTTTGTTCTCTTTCATGTTTATGGAAAGGAGATACTTTCGAATTTATAAGAAGAATAGACTAA